One genomic window of Tenacibaculum tangerinum includes the following:
- the mscL gene encoding large-conductance mechanosensitive channel protein MscL, whose translation MLKEFKEFAMKGNLVDIAVGFVMGAAFKQVVTSFTGGIVSPLIGLIFNTDFKNLKYVIKEGVTDEAGKVIGEVAVLYGEFLTNVIDFIIVAFVMFMVVKAVNAMKKKEEPAPEAPTGPSQEELLAEIRDLLKKQ comes from the coding sequence ATGCTCAAAGAGTTTAAGGAATTTGCAATGAAAGGCAATTTAGTAGATATTGCTGTAGGTTTTGTAATGGGGGCCGCTTTTAAACAAGTAGTTACCTCTTTTACTGGAGGAATTGTTTCTCCTTTAATTGGACTTATTTTCAACACTGACTTCAAAAACTTAAAATATGTGATAAAAGAAGGGGTTACTGACGAAGCCGGTAAAGTAATAGGAGAAGTTGCGGTACTATACGGTGAGTTTTTAACGAACGTGATTGACTTTATTATTGTTGCTTTTGTCATGTTTATGGTTGTAAAAGCAGTCAATGCAATGAAGAAAAAAGAAGAACCAGCACCAGAGGCTCCAACAGGACCAAGCCAAGAAGAATTATTAGCTGAAATTAGAGATTTATTAAAGAAACAATAA
- the alr gene encoding alanine racemase has product MNNNHVTVLEIDSHAVLHNLAYFKQKLQPKTKILAVVKAFGYGSDATEIAKIVQDHVDYFAVAYSNEGITLREAGITTPILVLHPQLQNLKDIVAYRLEPNLYNFKIFDAFLKLADEKPLMNYPIHLKFNTGLNRLGFWHTDVPNIITELKKSNNVKVESIFSHLAASEDANEQEFTIGQINNFAFIVRKIYKHLGYKPMIHILNTSGVINYSKAQFDMVRLGIGLYGFGNDKKETSKLKNTHNLKSIISQINIIKPGETVGYNRAFVASKTTKSATIPIGHADGISRKLGNKNGFVLINGQSAPIIGNVCMDMIMVDVTKINCNEGDEVIVFNHQKHIEYMAHKCETIPYEILTALSQRIKRLVKR; this is encoded by the coding sequence ATGAACAATAATCATGTTACCGTATTAGAAATTGATTCGCATGCGGTGCTACACAACTTAGCTTATTTTAAGCAAAAATTACAGCCAAAAACAAAGATTTTAGCAGTTGTAAAAGCCTTTGGTTACGGAAGTGATGCAACAGAAATCGCAAAAATAGTACAAGACCACGTCGATTATTTTGCCGTTGCTTATTCTAATGAAGGAATTACGTTACGTGAGGCAGGAATTACAACGCCTATTTTAGTACTTCACCCTCAACTTCAAAATTTAAAAGATATCGTTGCGTATCGACTAGAACCTAACTTGTATAACTTTAAAATTTTTGACGCGTTTTTAAAACTGGCTGATGAAAAACCTTTAATGAACTACCCTATTCATTTAAAGTTTAATACAGGTTTAAATCGGTTAGGATTTTGGCATACCGATGTACCTAACATTATTACAGAATTAAAAAAATCAAACAATGTAAAAGTTGAATCCATTTTTTCTCATTTAGCTGCTAGTGAAGATGCAAATGAGCAAGAATTTACGATAGGGCAAATTAACAACTTCGCCTTTATTGTTAGGAAAATATACAAACATTTAGGGTATAAGCCCATGATACATATTTTAAATACATCAGGTGTTATTAACTACTCAAAAGCTCAATTTGATATGGTTCGCCTAGGAATAGGATTGTATGGCTTTGGAAACGATAAAAAAGAAACTTCAAAACTTAAAAACACCCACAACTTAAAGTCTATCATTTCTCAAATCAATATCATTAAGCCAGGAGAAACCGTTGGATATAACAGAGCTTTTGTAGCGAGTAAAACTACAAAAAGTGCTACCATACCTATTGGTCATGCCGATGGTATTTCGAGAAAACTAGGAAATAAAAATGGTTTTGTTCTTATCAATGGGCAATCTGCCCCTATTATAGGAAATGTATGCATGGATATGATAATGGTAGATGTAACAAAAATTAATTGTAATGAAGGAGATGAAGTTATCGTTTTCAACCACCAAAAACATATCGAATATATGGCTCACAAATGTGAAACCATTCCGTATGAAATACTTACTGCCCTATCACAACGTATAAAAAGATTGGTAAAACGCTAA
- a CDS encoding thymidine kinase, translating to MFLENTVNHTEQFGWIEVICGSMFSGKTEELIRRLKRAQFAKQRVEIFKPAVDTRYDEDEVVSHNKNSIRSTPVPASSNIRLLANDVDVIGIDEAQFFDDEIVAVCNDLANRGIRVIVAGLDMDFKGNPFGPMPALMATAEYVTKVHAVCTRTGNLAHYSYRKAKNDDLVFLGETQEYEPLSRAAYYKAMKEQQNKIKEERNNEQ from the coding sequence ATGTTTCTTGAAAATACAGTAAATCATACAGAACAATTTGGTTGGATTGAGGTAATTTGTGGCTCGATGTTTTCGGGAAAAACCGAAGAATTAATCCGCAGACTCAAACGAGCACAGTTTGCAAAACAGCGTGTTGAAATCTTTAAACCTGCAGTAGATACTCGATACGACGAAGATGAGGTGGTATCTCATAATAAGAATAGTATTCGTTCAACACCTGTTCCTGCATCTTCTAATATTCGCTTATTAGCGAACGATGTAGACGTGATAGGTATAGACGAAGCACAATTTTTTGATGATGAGATCGTGGCTGTTTGTAATGATTTAGCCAATAGGGGAATTCGTGTTATTGTAGCTGGGTTGGATATGGATTTTAAAGGAAACCCGTTCGGACCCATGCCAGCGTTAATGGCTACTGCTGAGTACGTTACTAAAGTACATGCCGTTTGTACACGTACAGGGAATTTAGCACATTACAGTTATCGAAAAGCAAAAAACGACGATCTCGTGTTTTTAGGAGAAACTCAAGAATATGAGCCTCTGAGTAGAGCTGCTTATTACAAGGCGATGAAAGAACAACAAAACAAGATTAAAGAAGAACGTAACAATGAACAATAA
- a CDS encoding glycosyltransferase yields MVKRNLTYDFKMVCFTDDANGIIDEVDCYDIPEMNIRTDIPERMWKKLTTLKQDLYGLEGTALFLDLDIVIVDNIDCFFEIEGTFRIIKDHSWRSWRITGNSSVYRFEIGKHGYVFDDFLENFEEIRKQHRNEQEYLTHSIHDKGHLQYWPKEWCPSFKYDCVSRFPLAFWKTPVIPEGAKIIIFHGEINPHKAIKGGRGKWYRYVKAAPWVKEYWQ; encoded by the coding sequence ATGGTAAAAAGAAATTTAACATACGATTTTAAAATGGTGTGTTTTACTGATGATGCAAACGGAATTATTGATGAAGTAGATTGCTACGACATTCCTGAAATGAATATACGTACCGATATTCCTGAAAGAATGTGGAAAAAATTAACCACTCTAAAACAAGATTTATACGGATTAGAGGGAACGGCACTTTTTTTAGATTTAGACATCGTTATTGTTGATAATATAGATTGTTTCTTTGAAATAGAGGGAACTTTTAGAATTATTAAAGACCATAGTTGGAGAAGTTGGCGAATCACAGGAAACTCGTCGGTTTATAGATTTGAAATAGGAAAGCATGGCTATGTTTTTGATGATTTTTTAGAGAATTTTGAAGAGATACGAAAACAGCATAGAAATGAACAAGAGTATTTAACGCATAGTATTCATGATAAGGGGCATTTACAATATTGGCCAAAAGAATGGTGTCCTAGCTTTAAATACGATTGTGTATCTAGGTTTCCTTTAGCTTTTTGGAAAACACCAGTTATTCCAGAAGGAGCAAAGATTATTATTTTTCATGGAGAAATCAATCCACATAAAGCCATAAAAGGCGGTAGAGGAAAGTGGTATCGATATGTGAAAGCAGCCCCTTGGGTTAAAGAATATTGGCAATAA
- a CDS encoding universal stress protein gives MKKILIPTDFSKPSEYALKLTAEIAKKANSEIHLLHMIEVPTGIVDMRAGTNFSIPESMVYIRKIRDKLLDCKEQFFSGNNNVKHAIRFQNPYTGIKDYSKKNNIDLIVMGAKGHTDLEEILIGSNTEKVVRNSETPVLVTKKNRGKFTPNNFVFASSFKPHKTKAFERFLDFARNFNSTIHLLKINTPQKFESTEETNLRIQNFIKKYNLEDYSINVYNDSSIERGILNFSNKVNADLIALATHGRSGLSHIFNGSITKNLSKNAIKPMLTFKV, from the coding sequence ATGAAAAAAATACTAATCCCAACCGACTTTTCAAAGCCTTCTGAATACGCCTTAAAATTAACTGCCGAAATAGCAAAGAAAGCAAATAGCGAAATTCATCTTCTTCATATGATTGAAGTTCCTACTGGCATTGTAGATATGAGAGCTGGAACTAACTTTAGTATTCCTGAAAGCATGGTATATATTAGAAAAATTCGTGACAAGTTACTTGATTGTAAAGAGCAATTTTTTTCTGGAAATAATAACGTTAAACACGCTATTAGATTTCAAAATCCTTATACTGGAATTAAGGATTATTCTAAAAAAAACAATATAGATCTCATTGTAATGGGTGCTAAGGGTCATACAGATTTAGAGGAAATTCTTATTGGTTCTAACACCGAGAAAGTTGTAAGAAATTCTGAAACTCCGGTACTGGTTACGAAAAAAAATAGAGGCAAGTTTACGCCTAACAACTTTGTGTTTGCCTCAAGTTTTAAACCTCATAAAACCAAAGCTTTTGAGCGTTTTTTAGATTTTGCACGCAATTTTAACAGTACCATACACTTATTAAAAATAAACACTCCGCAAAAATTTGAAAGCACCGAAGAAACCAATCTACGTATTCAGAATTTTATTAAAAAATATAACTTAGAAGATTACTCAATTAATGTGTATAATGACTCTTCTATTGAAAGAGGAATTTTAAACTTTTCAAATAAAGTTAATGCAGACCTTATTGCATTGGCAACTCATGGAAGAAGTGGGTTGTCTCATATTTTTAACGGAAGCATTACAAAGAATTTATCGAAAAACGCTATAAAGCCTATGCTTACTTTTAAAGTTTAG
- the rimP gene encoding ribosome assembly cofactor RimP, producing MNQERVKELLQEALQENESLFLIDLQFLADNKIKVIVDGDSGVPLSECIRISRNIEHNLDREEEDFSLEVTTPDIAQPLTVKRQYKKNINRILKVKTATEEFEGTLTAVTEETITLLWKTREPKPIGKGKHTVEKTKTLAYQDIKEAKVKIIF from the coding sequence ATGAATCAAGAACGAGTTAAAGAATTATTACAAGAAGCCTTGCAAGAAAACGAGTCTCTTTTTTTGATAGACTTGCAGTTTTTAGCAGACAATAAAATAAAGGTCATAGTAGATGGAGACTCGGGAGTGCCGTTGAGTGAATGCATTCGCATTAGTAGAAATATTGAGCATAACTTAGATCGAGAAGAAGAAGATTTTTCGTTAGAGGTTACCACACCTGATATCGCACAGCCATTAACCGTAAAGCGACAGTATAAAAAAAACATCAATCGAATTTTAAAAGTTAAAACGGCAACAGAAGAGTTTGAAGGAACATTAACAGCGGTAACAGAAGAAACAATTACCCTGTTATGGAAAACTAGAGAGCCCAAGCCAATAGGCAAAGGAAAGCATACGGTAGAAAAAACAAAAACACTAGCGTATCAAGATATTAAAGAAGCAAAAGTGAAGATCATATTTTAA
- the nusA gene encoding transcription termination factor NusA has protein sequence MENIALIESFSEFKDNKSIDRVTLMSILEEVFRAALKRKFGSDENFDIIINPDKGDLEIWRNRVVVADGMSEDDNEEIELSEARKIEPDFEIGEDVSEEVKLIDLGRRAILALRQNLISKIHEHDSTNVFKQFKDLEGEIYSAEVHHIRHNAVILLDDEGNEIVLPKSEQIRSDFFRKGDAVRGVIKSVELRGNKPAIILSRTSPAFLVKLFEQEIPEVFDGLITIEGVARIPGDKAKIAVDSYDDRIDPVGACVGVKGSRIHGIVRELGNENIDVINYTKNEQLFVARALSPAKVTSVNIELYEEEKNGKKGRVNVLLKPEEVSKAIGRAGVNIRLASELTGYEIDVQREGMEEEDVELTEFSDEIEAWVIEEFKKIGLDTAKSVLEKDVSMLVQRTDLEEETILDVQRILREEFED, from the coding sequence ATGGAAAATATTGCGTTAATTGAATCATTTTCGGAATTTAAAGATAATAAAAGTATAGACAGGGTAACGCTTATGTCTATTTTAGAAGAAGTATTTCGTGCAGCCTTAAAACGTAAGTTTGGTTCAGACGAAAATTTTGACATCATTATCAATCCAGATAAAGGAGATTTAGAAATTTGGAGAAACCGAGTAGTAGTAGCAGATGGAATGTCTGAAGACGATAATGAAGAAATTGAACTTTCAGAAGCAAGAAAAATAGAACCAGATTTTGAAATTGGAGAAGATGTTTCAGAAGAAGTAAAACTTATCGATTTAGGTCGACGTGCAATCTTAGCATTGCGTCAAAACTTAATTTCGAAGATTCACGAGCACGATAGCACCAATGTTTTTAAACAATTTAAAGACTTAGAAGGAGAAATTTATAGTGCAGAAGTACATCATATTCGTCATAATGCCGTAATTTTGTTAGATGATGAAGGAAATGAAATTGTTTTACCAAAAAGTGAACAAATTCGTTCTGACTTCTTTAGAAAAGGAGATGCCGTTAGAGGTGTAATAAAATCGGTAGAATTAAGAGGAAATAAACCTGCTATTATTTTATCTAGAACCTCGCCAGCGTTCTTAGTAAAATTATTTGAACAAGAAATTCCTGAAGTTTTTGATGGTTTAATTACAATCGAAGGGGTGGCAAGAATACCTGGAGATAAGGCAAAAATAGCGGTAGACTCTTACGATGATAGAATTGACCCAGTCGGAGCTTGTGTTGGTGTAAAAGGTTCTCGTATTCATGGAATAGTTCGTGAATTAGGAAACGAAAACATAGATGTTATCAATTACACTAAAAACGAACAGCTATTCGTTGCAAGAGCGTTAAGCCCTGCCAAAGTAACTTCTGTAAACATTGAATTGTATGAAGAAGAGAAAAATGGCAAAAAAGGACGTGTAAATGTGTTGTTAAAACCAGAAGAAGTATCAAAAGCAATTGGTAGAGCTGGTGTTAATATTCGTTTAGCTAGCGAATTAACAGGTTACGAGATAGATGTTCAAAGAGAAGGAATGGAAGAAGAAGATGTAGAATTAACAGAATTCTCAGATGAAATCGAAGCTTGGGTAATTGAAGAATTCAAAAAAATTGGTTTAGATACAGCAAAAAGTGTGTTAGAAAAAGACGTATCTATGTTAGTACAAAGAACCGATTTAGAAGAAGAAACAATTTTAGATGTTCAACGAATTTTAAGAGAAGAATTCGAAGACTAA
- the infB gene encoding translation initiation factor IF-2 has product MAEGKKLRLNKVLRELNISLDRAVEHLAKNGYEIEARPTTKISDTEYQILFDGFQTDKSKKVASKEVSEEKRKEKEAIRQQLEQEQERKRLEEEAKKQEVLKAKAEKLELKTVGKIDVETGKVIEEKPMPTKNNDKVEEPKKEQPAQPVQETKKVEVPSKVEEKKPEPVKENKQSKDTKTVKPTIKEAKKEPQEVQKTVEKKVKEEKKSEKETEITPQNAEKIETKYKKLDGPNFTGRKIDLKQFERPKKKKAEPNKTDGDKKKRKRISKPGGGTGTAKPQATNNRGGQRGGNRGGQQRGRRQNIAPKEELTEAEIQKQVRETLEKLQGKSKKGKGAKYRRDKRDAHRQQNEAELEAAQAESKVLKVTEFVTVSEVATMMDVPVTQIISTCMMLGMMVTMNQRLDAETLQIVADEFNYTVEFVGAEVEEAIEEEEDKPEDLVTRAPIITVMGHVDHGKTSLLDYIRNANVIEGESGGITQHIGAYSVNVGDQKIAFLDTPGHEAFTAMRARGAQVTDLVIIVVAADDDVMPQTKEAISHAQAAGVPIIFAINKIDKPNANPDNIKTQLSAMNLLVEDWGGNIQSQEISAKTGQGVDELLEKVLLEAEVLELKANPNKNATGAVVEALLDKGRGYVSTILVQSGTLKIGDYILAGKHSGKVRAMFDDKGRKVKEAGPSTPVSVLGLDGAPQAGDKFNVFEDEREAKQIAAKRSQLQREQSVRTQKTLTLAEIGRRIALGDFKELNIILKGDVDGSVEALTDSFQKLSTEEIQVNIIHKGVGAITESDVLLATASDAIIVGFNVRPQGNARAVADREEVDIRTYSIIYDAINDLKDAMEGMLSPEMKEEVIGNVEIREVYKISKIGNIAGCMVMTGKITRDANVRIIRDGIVVHDGVLASLKRFKDDVKEVTKGYDCGLQIKGYNDIKEGDVIEAYTEVAVKKKLK; this is encoded by the coding sequence ATGGCTGAAGGCAAAAAATTAAGACTAAATAAGGTTTTAAGAGAACTTAACATTTCTTTAGATAGAGCTGTAGAACACTTAGCTAAAAATGGCTATGAAATAGAAGCTCGTCCTACTACCAAAATATCAGACACAGAATACCAAATTTTATTTGATGGTTTTCAAACTGATAAATCTAAGAAGGTGGCCTCTAAAGAAGTAAGTGAAGAAAAGAGAAAAGAGAAAGAGGCAATTCGTCAGCAATTAGAACAAGAGCAAGAAAGAAAACGATTAGAGGAAGAAGCTAAGAAGCAAGAAGTTTTAAAAGCCAAAGCAGAAAAGTTAGAACTCAAAACTGTAGGCAAGATTGATGTCGAAACAGGCAAAGTTATCGAAGAAAAACCAATGCCTACAAAAAATAATGATAAGGTAGAAGAGCCAAAAAAGGAACAACCTGCACAACCAGTTCAAGAAACTAAAAAAGTTGAGGTACCTTCAAAGGTTGAAGAGAAAAAACCAGAGCCTGTAAAAGAGAATAAACAATCGAAAGATACAAAAACAGTTAAGCCTACTATAAAGGAAGCGAAAAAAGAACCACAAGAAGTTCAAAAAACTGTTGAAAAGAAGGTAAAGGAGGAAAAAAAATCAGAGAAAGAAACTGAAATTACTCCACAAAATGCTGAAAAAATTGAGACCAAGTATAAAAAATTAGACGGTCCTAATTTTACTGGTCGTAAAATAGATTTAAAGCAATTTGAAAGACCAAAAAAGAAAAAAGCAGAGCCTAATAAAACTGACGGAGATAAAAAGAAACGTAAGAGAATTAGTAAGCCAGGAGGAGGTACAGGCACAGCTAAACCTCAAGCAACCAATAACCGAGGAGGTCAAAGAGGCGGAAATCGAGGAGGTCAACAAAGAGGAAGAAGACAAAATATAGCTCCGAAAGAAGAACTAACAGAAGCAGAAATCCAAAAGCAAGTTAGAGAAACCTTAGAAAAACTTCAAGGTAAATCTAAAAAAGGAAAAGGAGCAAAATACCGTAGAGATAAAAGAGATGCTCACCGTCAACAAAATGAAGCAGAATTAGAAGCTGCACAAGCAGAAAGCAAAGTGCTAAAAGTAACAGAATTTGTTACCGTAAGCGAAGTTGCTACAATGATGGATGTACCTGTTACACAAATTATTTCAACCTGTATGATGTTGGGAATGATGGTAACAATGAACCAACGTTTAGATGCTGAAACATTACAAATTGTTGCCGATGAGTTTAACTATACCGTAGAATTTGTTGGTGCCGAAGTAGAAGAAGCAATAGAAGAGGAAGAAGATAAGCCAGAAGATTTAGTAACTCGTGCTCCAATTATAACCGTAATGGGACACGTAGATCACGGTAAAACTTCGTTGTTAGACTACATTCGTAATGCTAACGTAATCGAAGGAGAATCGGGAGGTATTACACAGCATATCGGAGCATACTCTGTAAATGTTGGAGACCAAAAAATAGCGTTCTTAGATACACCAGGTCACGAAGCCTTTACGGCAATGCGTGCCCGTGGAGCTCAAGTAACCGATTTAGTAATTATCGTAGTGGCGGCTGATGATGATGTAATGCCACAAACTAAAGAAGCTATTTCGCACGCACAAGCAGCAGGAGTGCCTATCATTTTTGCTATTAACAAGATAGATAAGCCTAACGCGAATCCAGATAATATTAAAACCCAACTTTCTGCGATGAACTTATTAGTAGAAGATTGGGGAGGAAATATTCAATCTCAAGAGATTTCTGCAAAAACAGGACAAGGAGTCGATGAACTACTAGAAAAGGTTTTATTAGAAGCTGAAGTATTAGAGTTAAAAGCAAACCCTAATAAGAATGCAACTGGTGCTGTTGTTGAAGCTTTATTAGATAAAGGTAGAGGATATGTGTCTACCATACTAGTACAATCAGGAACGCTAAAAATAGGAGATTATATTTTAGCAGGAAAACATAGTGGTAAAGTAAGAGCTATGTTTGATGATAAAGGTAGAAAGGTAAAAGAAGCAGGCCCTTCTACACCAGTGTCGGTTTTAGGATTAGACGGAGCGCCACAAGCAGGTGATAAATTTAATGTGTTTGAAGACGAACGTGAAGCGAAGCAAATAGCTGCAAAACGATCTCAATTGCAACGCGAGCAATCTGTTAGAACTCAAAAAACACTTACCCTTGCAGAAATTGGTCGTCGTATTGCATTAGGAGACTTTAAAGAATTAAACATTATCTTAAAAGGAGATGTAGATGGTTCGGTAGAAGCCTTAACAGATTCATTCCAAAAACTTTCTACAGAAGAAATTCAAGTAAACATTATTCATAAAGGAGTAGGAGCGATAACCGAATCTGACGTGCTATTAGCAACTGCCTCAGACGCCATAATTGTTGGATTTAATGTTCGACCTCAAGGAAATGCCCGTGCTGTAGCTGATAGAGAAGAAGTTGATATTAGAACATATTCAATTATTTATGATGCTATTAACGACTTAAAAGACGCCATGGAAGGAATGTTATCTCCTGAAATGAAAGAAGAAGTTATTGGTAATGTTGAGATAAGAGAAGTGTATAAAATTTCTAAAATAGGTAACATTGCAGGGTGTATGGTAATGACTGGAAAGATTACCAGAGATGCTAATGTTAGAATTATTAGAGACGGAATCGTTGTACACGATGGTGTACTAGCTTCATTAAAACGTTTTAAAGACGATGTTAAAGAAGTAACTAAAGGGTACGACTGTGGTCTCCAAATAAAAGGATATAACGATATTAAAGAAGGAGACGTGATTGAAGCTTACACTGAAGTTGCAGTTAAGAAAAAATTAAAATAA
- a CDS encoding zinc metalloprotease — protein MKRIFLTMAIAAGILVGCQTNEQNPNLEPETDAAALQKAEKQCFADDVLQANMANDPTLKSKMESIENFTANYIQKVQNGEIASRLVNGKIQIPVVFHVIYRQASENLPLSVLQGQIDALNEDFNMQNPNRGAMPAEFATVEGNANIDFVIEDVIRVQNNKKRSWRPDDSMKFTSSGGSDVVNPQEFLNVWIVNVMPYRGGQILGYAQFPGGNWATDGIVLAHSFVGRDDRTATHEVGHWLNLRHIWGDGGCGATDFVADTPDAGGPSRGCPSYPTIECGTANMTMNYMDYSSDNCMYMFTQGQKARMDAVFAPGGFRATMAD, from the coding sequence ATGAAGAGAATTTTTCTTACCATGGCGATCGCCGCAGGAATTTTAGTAGGATGCCAGACTAATGAGCAAAACCCTAATTTAGAACCAGAAACAGATGCAGCTGCTCTTCAAAAAGCAGAAAAGCAGTGTTTTGCCGATGATGTTTTACAAGCAAACATGGCGAATGACCCTACTTTAAAAAGTAAGATGGAAAGTATTGAAAACTTTACAGCCAACTATATTCAAAAGGTTCAAAATGGAGAGATAGCCTCTAGGTTAGTAAATGGAAAAATTCAAATACCAGTTGTTTTTCACGTAATTTATCGTCAAGCAAGTGAGAACTTACCATTATCAGTATTACAAGGTCAAATTGATGCTTTAAACGAAGATTTTAACATGCAGAACCCTAACAGAGGAGCGATGCCTGCTGAATTTGCTACCGTTGAAGGAAATGCAAATATTGATTTTGTTATCGAGGATGTAATAAGAGTTCAAAATAATAAAAAGAGAAGCTGGAGACCAGACGATTCAATGAAATTTACTTCTTCAGGAGGTAGCGATGTGGTAAATCCACAAGAATTTTTAAATGTTTGGATTGTAAATGTTATGCCATATAGAGGAGGTCAAATTTTAGGATATGCACAATTTCCTGGAGGTAACTGGGCTACTGATGGTATAGTTTTAGCTCACAGCTTTGTTGGTCGTGATGATAGAACTGCAACTCACGAAGTTGGTCACTGGTTAAACTTACGTCACATTTGGGGTGACGGTGGATGTGGTGCAACTGATTTTGTTGCAGATACTCCAGATGCTGGTGGACCAAGTAGAGGATGTCCTTCTTATCCAACTATTGAGTGTGGAACTGCTAATATGACTATGAACTATATGGATTATTCTAGTGATAACTGTATGTACATGTTTACACAAGGTCAAAAAGCGAGAATGGATGCAGTATTTGCTCCAGGAGGATTTAGAGCTACCATGGCAGACTAA
- a CDS encoding zinc metalloprotease: protein MKRIFLTMAIAAGILVGCQTNEQNPNLEPEPDATVLQKAEKQCFADDVLQANMANDPTLKSKMESIENFTANYIQKVKNGEVASKLVNGKIQIPVVFHVIYRRSDENLPLSVLQGQIDAMNEDFNMQNPNRGSMPAEFAGVEANVNIDFVIEDVIRVRNKKKRSWSPDDSMKFSSRGGSNVVNPQEFLNIWIVNVIPYRGGQILGYAQFPGGNWSTDGVVLAHSFVGRNQRTATHEVGHWLNLRHIWGDGGCGATDFVADTPDAGGPSRGCPSYPTIECGTANMTMNYMDYSSDNCMYMFTQGQKARMDAVFAPGGFRATMAD, encoded by the coding sequence ATGAAAAGAATTTTTCTTACCATGGCTATTGCCGCTGGAATTCTAGTAGGCTGCCAAACAAATGAACAAAACCCGAATTTAGAACCTGAACCAGATGCAACTGTTCTTCAAAAAGCAGAAAAGCAGTGTTTTGCCGATGATGTTTTACAAGCAAACATGGCAAATGATCCTACTTTAAAAAGTAAGATGGAGAGTATTGAAAACTTTACAGCAAACTACATTCAAAAAGTTAAAAACGGGGAAGTAGCTTCTAAATTAGTAAACGGGAAAATACAAATTCCTGTAGTTTTTCATGTAATTTATAGAAGATCTGATGAAAACTTACCATTATCTGTGTTACAAGGTCAAATTGATGCAATGAATGAAGACTTTAATATGCAAAATCCGAATAGAGGATCTATGCCAGCTGAGTTTGCAGGAGTTGAGGCTAATGTTAATATCGATTTTGTTATTGAAGATGTAATCAGAGTAAGAAACAAAAAGAAAAGAAGCTGGAGTCCAGACGATTCAATGAAGTTTTCTTCTAGAGGAGGTAGTAACGTAGTAAATCCGCAAGAATTTTTAAATATTTGGATTGTAAATGTTATACCATATAGAGGAGGTCAAATTTTAGGATATGCACAATTTCCAGGAGGTAACTGGTCTACTGATGGTGTAGTTTTAGCTCACAGTTTTGTTGGTCGTAACCAAAGAACTGCGACTCACGAAGTAGGTCACTGGTTAAACTTACGTCACATTTGGGGTGACGGTGGATGTGGTGCAACTGATTTTGTTGCAGATACTCCAGATGCTGGTGGGCCAAGTAGAGGATGTCCTTCTTATCCAACTATTGAGTGTGGAACTGCTAATATGACCATGAACTATATGGATTATTCTAGTGATAATTGTATGTACATGTTTACACAAGGTCAAAAAGCGAGAATGGATGCAGTATTTGCTCCAGGAGGATTTAGAGCTACCATGGCAGACTAA